The segment TCATCGACCAGCGCGGCCGACTTGAAGCTCGATAAAGCCACGATGGCAGCGATCGCCGCTATCATGGGCGACGATCTGATGCCCGGCGAGAGTCTGGGCGCCGCCATCGAACTGCGTTCGTTCGTGCGATACGACCTCGATACGAGCACGATTCATTGCCCCTTGGTCGTCATGACCGATAACTCGGCCTCTATGAGGCACAACGAGTTGGGCGGCGGGCTCGACATGCACAATATGGGCGAGTGGCTGAGCAAGTCGCCTTACGGCGCCGCCGTTGATAAATGGGCGATGACATTAGACGATAAGGCTCTGGACGGCGAACTGCCGCCGAAAGAGGTCAACCGGTTTAACGCTCGTCGAGCCGTTCCAAGGGCTCCCGACGTCATGGCTCTCTTCGATATGGCCAAGGCGCACAAGATCGAACTGGTGATGGACTCGTACCGAAGCTCGATCAACGATTGGAGCCGACACTTAGGCTCTATCGAGCATTGGCGCCACATGGCACAGGCGCTGCGAAACATGGGACGATTCGTGAGGGTTGACGATAACCTCCTTTTAGGACGCCGCATCGACGCGCCCATACTGCATCTTCACGATATTCCCGAACGACTGATCAAACCTTTCGAGAAGATCGCGGCAGAGCAGGGAGGGTTGGAACTGGACCAGATGGCCGACTTCGTCAAGCCGCTGACGGACCGACAGTATCGCGGATTGATCAGCTATCAGGGCATAGTAACCTGGCACCAAGTCGACAGCCTGAGCGAGATGTCCTTACCCATCTTGCGATTGTGGGCAGAACTGACCGCTGTTCAACGCCAAAAAGCGCACGAGGAAGGCGGATTGAAATGGTCGCAACTGACTCCGGCGCAGCAAGCCCTGTTCGAGAAAGCCGCCCAACCGGACGACGCTGGTTTTGGCTTCTTTAGACCGGACGAATCGGCTGAAGCAGAAGTCGTCGAATCCCGATTGGTCGTGCTCAAACAGAGCCACAGGGGTTACCGATTGGACTGGGAAAACAGTTCGATCACATTCCCGAACAAGGAAGAACTGGAAAGGCACATGTCTCAAATGGAGATTCCAGGCGGCTCGGTCGCTTCGGAGGTCGACACCCAGACCTACACAATATCTATCTATCACAAAGGGGTCCATGTGGACCAGCACCACCAATTCAACCGTCCGCGCAAACCGCCTAAGAAAGAGGCATCCCCCGCCGATAATCCTATCTGAGACCCGACATTGGGACGGCCAAAGGATTGGCCAATCAACTCGGCACGGACGCGCTCATCGGAGCGTAACAATGCCGGACAATTCAGTAAGACGAACATTCTGGGATACGCCCACGCTCAATAGCGTTTCGAACGGACTTGACCGAGCGGCCGCCAGGCATCGAGCCTTGGCAGGCAATATCGCCAACGTCAACACGCCCAGCTACAAGCGTCAGGACGTTCAGTTCGAGACTGCGCTCAACAAAGCCCTTTTACCCATAAAGGCCGACAATCCGCGCCATATCGCCGTCTTGCCCGCGCATGGCCCGTCGCCCGCACAGGCCGCTATGACGACCATGCGCCTGGACGGCAATACCGTCGATCCAGACCTCGAAATGGCCATGCTGGCCGAGAACGAGGTCCGCTACGCCACGTTGACCCAAGTCGCCGGACGGCAGTTCCGAGGGCTTGCGTCGGCTATCACGGGCGGACGATAAGGAGGGAATCGATGAGCCTACTCGGTTCGATGAAGGTTAGTTCGTCCGCGCTCACCGCCGAGCGAATGAGAATGGACTTGATCGCGGATAACATTTCCAACGCTGGCACAACCCGAACGCCCCAGGGCGGAGCCTATAGGCGGAAACTGGCCGTATTGGAGGCAATGGCGGACGGCGGCGTGCGAGTGGCCAATGTCGCCCAAGACCCTGCGCCGCTCAAAGAAATCCACGACCCCTCTCACCCTCACGCCGACGCCAGAGGCATGGTGCAAATGCCCAACGTCGAGATCGTCAAAGAGATGGTCGATCTGATCACCGCCAGCCGGTCTTACGAAGCGAACATAACAGCGTTCAATGCGGCAAAAGGCATGGCCATGCGAGCTTTAGACATCGGAAGGGCAGGCTAAACGATGAGAATTGATCCGAAGCCAGTCGCGATACCCCCAGTACAGATTGTCGAGACGCCGCCGAAGCCTGAACAGAGCTTTGGCGAGATGTTTAGCAACTACATCAACGACGTGAACGACTTGCAGATGGCGGCTGGCGAGATGGCGCAAAGATACGCTCAGGGCGAACCGATCGACGAGCACGCGCTACTGATCGCGATGGAGCGCGCGGGGATTGCGTTTCAGCTGACTCTGCACGCTCGCAACAAAGTTCTAGAGGCCTATCAGGAAGTCATGAGGATGCAGGTGTAAGGTTAGAAGATGCCCATCAGACAGCACTTAGGGAGATTACAAGCGTGGTGGTCGAGCGCGGAAAGCTCGACGAAAGTAACCGCCGTCCTCGCGACCATCGTCCTGTTCGCAGTCATTGTCGGCACGGCATTCTGGGCGGCAACGCCGGACTTCCAGCCCGTTTTTACCGGCGTGAGCGAGAGCGATTCGGCCAAGATCGCAACTCTGCTCAAAGAGCGCGGCATCCCAGTGCAAGTTTCGTCCAGCGGCTCGGTCGTCTCGGTGCCCAGCGGACAGGTTCAACAGGCCCGAATTGAAATGCATCAAAAGGGCCTGCCTTCATCGGGCGCCCCCGGATATTCGAGGCTGGGACAGACGGGCATCGGCCAGACGCAGCTCCAAGAACAGACCACGTTGCGCATTGCGATGGAAGAGGAAATCCAGAACACGATCGAACGGCTGGATCCGGTCGAAAGCGCGCGAGTGCACATCAGCGTACCCAAGGAGGCCGTCTTCGCCGCCGACAAGCAAGAGCCGTCGGCGGGCATTACCTTGAAGCTTTCTCCCGGCGCAAGGCTCTCTTCCGAACAGGTGCAGGGCATCGTTCATTTGGTCAGTTATAGCGTCGATGGCCTGAAGCCCGAACGAGTTTCGATAGTCGATTCCGAAGCCAACCCTATTTGGGAGAGCGGACATTCGACGACGACCGGAGTGGGCACGGTCGGCGCTCGCAGAAAGGCCGAACTGGAATACGCCGAACGAATGCGCCGGACGCTCCAACAGAGCGCGGACGAGGCTGCAGGGCAAGGCAAGACAAAAGTTTTGGTGCACGCCGAACTGAACTTCGATTCGGTCGAGCGCAAGTCGGTCGAGTACACGCCGCTAGGAGAACGGACGGGCGCAAAGGTCAGCGAAGCGTCGAGCGTTGAACGATACGGACCTCCGGCGGGCGGCGGCTCGGCGCCTACCTATCCGGCGGGCGGTATCGATTCCAGCGGCCGCGCCTACCAAAACGAAAACAAAGTCGCAAACTACAACATCAACGAAGAGAGGAGGACGATAACGGAAGCGCCCGGGGATGTCGAGCGCCTAAACGTCAGCGTGCTGATCGATAAAGCCGTTCCGCCAGAGACCGTCGCTAAGATCAAATCGGCCATATCCGGGCTGATCGGCGCGGACAATCAGGTGCGCAACGTCATCTGCGAGCAGGTCGAGTTCGACAAAAGCGAGGAGAAAACCGCCGAGGCCGAACGTGCAAAGCTGGCGACCGCCAAAAGGTTCGAAGCCGCCCTAAAGTATTCGCCGTTGCTGCTATTGCTGGTAGTGGCGGTCGTTCTCGCTCGAATCTTGGGTCGAAACATCGGACAGTCCGCAGCGCTGCCTCAGCCGGCTCTGGCGGCAATTGGATCTGGCTACAGCGGTAGCGAAAGCGGAAGCGGAAGCGAAAGCGGAATGGCCGTAACCATAGGCGAAGACGGCATCCAGCGCTACGCGCCCTCGCCTAAGGCGCCCGATCCCGTACTGTCCCTGCTCCCAGCGCTAGGCGATCACGAGCCCGAGCCGGAACTGATCAACATCATCCAATTCACCATCGACAAGCCAGACAAAATGGCCGCGCTTCTGAAACAGTGGTTGAAGCGCGAATGAGCATGGCTAAACAATTCAATCGGAAGCTGACGCCCAAGCAGAAGGCGGCGATCATCATGGTCGCTATTGGCCCCGACGCCGGCTCCAAGATTATGCCGTTCCTCACCCCGACAGAAATCGAAGAACTCACGGTCGAGGTGGCTCGCACGGGCAGCGTGCAAAACGAGGTTCGTTTGGCCGTACTGCGCGAATTTCACGAGCTGTGCGCCGAGCACCAAGGCATTGCAGAAGGCGGTCTTGGGTCGGCGCAAAAACTGCTTCAGGCCGCATTTGGAGACAACGAAGGCGAAGAGATTCTGAACCGTGTCAGCCATGTGATCCAGATGTTGCCTTTCGACGCCATCAAAAACGTCGATCCCACTCAGTTGGCCAGCTTCCTGCAAGACGAGCACCCGCAGACCATCGCGCTGGTGCTGGCCTATCTCGATCCTCCTTCCGCAGCCGCAGTCATCAATGCGCTGCAAGGCGACCTGGCGCCAGAAGTCGCCGAAAGGCT is part of the Armatimonadota bacterium genome and harbors:
- the flgB gene encoding flagellar basal body rod protein FlgB, which codes for MPDNSVRRTFWDTPTLNSVSNGLDRAAARHRALAGNIANVNTPSYKRQDVQFETALNKALLPIKADNPRHIAVLPAHGPSPAQAAMTTMRLDGNTVDPDLEMAMLAENEVRYATLTQVAGRQFRGLASAITGGR
- the flgC gene encoding flagellar basal body rod protein FlgC; protein product: MSLLGSMKVSSSALTAERMRMDLIADNISNAGTTRTPQGGAYRRKLAVLEAMADGGVRVANVAQDPAPLKEIHDPSHPHADARGMVQMPNVEIVKEMVDLITASRSYEANITAFNAAKGMAMRALDIGRAG
- the fliE gene encoding flagellar hook-basal body complex protein FliE; this translates as MRIDPKPVAIPPVQIVETPPKPEQSFGEMFSNYINDVNDLQMAAGEMAQRYAQGEPIDEHALLIAMERAGIAFQLTLHARNKVLEAYQEVMRMQV
- the fliF gene encoding flagellar M-ring protein FliF, with product MPIRQHLGRLQAWWSSAESSTKVTAVLATIVLFAVIVGTAFWAATPDFQPVFTGVSESDSAKIATLLKERGIPVQVSSSGSVVSVPSGQVQQARIEMHQKGLPSSGAPGYSRLGQTGIGQTQLQEQTTLRIAMEEEIQNTIERLDPVESARVHISVPKEAVFAADKQEPSAGITLKLSPGARLSSEQVQGIVHLVSYSVDGLKPERVSIVDSEANPIWESGHSTTTGVGTVGARRKAELEYAERMRRTLQQSADEAAGQGKTKVLVHAELNFDSVERKSVEYTPLGERTGAKVSEASSVERYGPPAGGGSAPTYPAGGIDSSGRAYQNENKVANYNINEERRTITEAPGDVERLNVSVLIDKAVPPETVAKIKSAISGLIGADNQVRNVICEQVEFDKSEEKTAEAERAKLATAKRFEAALKYSPLLLLLVVAVVLARILGRNIGQSAALPQPALAAIGSGYSGSESGSGSESGMAVTIGEDGIQRYAPSPKAPDPVLSLLPALGDHEPEPELINIIQFTIDKPDKMAALLKQWLKRE